The following proteins are encoded in a genomic region of Candida albicans SC5314 chromosome 4, complete sequence:
- the HIS5 gene encoding histidinol-phosphate transaminase (Putative histidinol-phosphate aminotransferase; Gcn4p-regulated; protein present in exponential and stationary growth phase yeast cultures) has translation MFDISAIIRPNILTLEPYRCARDDFKTGILLDANENTHGPALPSPDANEAALELNRYPDPHQHELKQQIIQFREQHPNKYATEKLSIENLCLGVGSDESIDMLLRCVCVPGKDKMLICPPTYGMYSICATVNDVAIEKVPLTIPDFQIDIDGILTKVKSDPTIKLLYLTSPGNPTGKLIDVEDIIKLLKESLKAWQGLIVVDEAYIDFTKPGSSMSTLVNQYPNLVVLQTLSKSFGLAGIRLGITFSSKQLSWYLNAMKYPYNISSLTSNVAIKATNEGLGVMENYVSKIVEQRELVLEKLLSLKYVGRNIGGLDSNFILIEILDKDGKPSNDVAKKLYNTLATDNSVVVRYRGSELNCVGGLRISIGTAEENKQLLTKFESVLNEINK, from the coding sequence ATGTTTGACATTAGTGCTATTATTCGtccaaatattttaacCTTGGAACCATATCGCTGTGCTAGAGATGATTTTAAGACCGGGATTTTGCTAGATGCAAATGAAAATACTCATGGACCAGCTCTTCCTTCCCCAGATGCAAATGAAGCTGCATTGGAATTGAATAGATATCCTGATCCTCACCAACATGAATTAAAGCAACAGATCATTCAGTTTAGAGAACAACACCCAAACAAGTATGCAACAGAAAAactatcaattgaaaacttgTGCCTTGGTGTTGGATCTGACGAAAGTATAGACATGTTATTGCGTTGTGTCTGTGTTCCAGGAAAAGACAAAATGTTGATTTGCCCTCCAACATATGGAATGTATTCTATTTGTGCTACTGTTAATGATGTTGCCATAGAAAAAGTGCCGTTAACTATTCCTGactttcaaattgatattgatggGATACTCACCAAAGTGAAGTCAGATCCCACTATTAAACTCTTGTATTTGACATCTCCTGGAAATCCTACAGGAAAGTTGATTGACGTTGAGGACATaataaagttgttgaagGAACTGCTCAAAGCTTGGCAAGGCTTAATTGTTGTCGATGAAGCCTACATTGATTTCACCAAACCTGGTTCTTCTATGAGTACATTAGTTAACCAGTATCCAAATTTGGTCGTGTTGCAGACTTTGTCGAAATCATTCGGTTTGGCGGGTATCAGGTTGGGTATCACTTTTAGCAGCAAGCAGTTAAGTTGGTACCTTAATGCTATGAAGTACCCCTACAATATTTCATCCTTGACCTCAAATGTGGCAATAAAAGCTACCAACGAGGGATTAGGCGTGATGGAGAATTATGTTTccaaaattgttgaacaGAGAGAATTAGtattagaaaaattattgagtTTAAAGTACGTTGGGAGAAATATTGGCGGATTGGATTCAAATTTcatattgattgaaattttggatAAAGACGGTAAACCATCAAATGATGTTGCtaaaaaattatacaaCACCTTGGCTACAGACAACTCGGTAGTGGTTAGATATAGAGGAtctgaattgaattgtgtTGGTGGTTTAAGAATTTCCATTGGAACTGCagaagaaaacaaacaGTTGTTGACCAAATTTGAATCTGttttaaatgaaattaataagTAG
- a CDS encoding mitochondrial 37S ribosomal protein uS17m (Ortholog(s) have structural constituent of ribosome activity and mitochondrial small ribosomal subunit localization) has protein sequence MARQNFVGVVISQGKMTKTVKVRVQGRVYDKRVDKEILTRKDYLVHDEGSICKEGDIVRIESIPKISKRKAFAIAEIKVNKGQQFAAYEEMAKKQVKLEEEKEAKKFIEHREKFSKIITQLDDLKKMDKLTHEITSNIEEDHTKLIEEINQIKEKYNIKSWPTTESTVDLGLNEPIFSDEKEKRLYFIQYILNELMNNAKYEEIRKSIVESKLKKSMEEVSKSIQKNVVRRYLLDTRNECPVPLPQ, from the coding sequence ATGGCAAGACAAAATTTTGTGGGGGTCGTCATTTCCCAAGGAAAAATGACAAAAACAGTCAAAGTCCGTGTTCAAGGAAGAGTATACGATAAGCGTGTTGACAAAGAGATCCTTACCAGAAAAGATTACTTGGTTCATGATGAAGGTAGCATTTGTAAGGAAGGTGATATTGTCCGTATTGAAAGTATACCAAAGATctcaaaaagaaaagctTTTGCTATTGCCGAAATTAAAGTGAATAAAGGTCAGCAATTTGCAGCCTATGAAGAAATGGCTAAAAAACAAGTTAAacttgaagaagaaaaagaagcaAAGAAATTCATTGAACATAGAGAGAAATTTAGCAAAATTATAACTCAATTggatgatttgaaaaagatggATAAGTTGACTCATGAGATTACCAGCAATATAGAGGAGGACCATACCAAACTAATTGAAGAgattaatcaaataaaagaaaaatacaaCATAAAATCATGGCCAACTACCGAGTCTACAGTTGATCTTGGCTTGAATGAACCTATATTTTCCGAcgagaaagaaaagagatTATACTTTATACAATACATCTTGAATGAGTTGATGAACAATGCCAAGTATGAAGAAATAAGAAAGTCTATTGTTGAAAGCAAGTTGAAAAAGTCAATGGAAGAAGTTAGCAAATCTATACAAAAGAATGTTGTCAGAAGATACTTGTTAGACACTAGAAATGAATGTCCGGTTCCATTACCTCAATAA
- the TOK1 gene encoding Tok1p (Outwardly rectifying, noisily gated potassium channel; modulates sensitivity to human salivary histatin (Hst5); very similar to S. cerevisiae Tok1p; Bcr1-repressed in RPMI a/a biofilms) yields MGFHAPLNGSSKNSKSSAFASFDSASVMQIVNKAKDKIVPDAQFHQTITDQGIRHYQEKLSPLLQNSYHGANVNTNKQDSSPMKSPVTLQHALNVRLESILSLNVRPGEPFFVLWFLISSYFPLIAACLGPLANMISIVALVEHWKVDIITRKNVPDIPKVVVMNAVSLALGLIGNISLLMNFSRSVKYLVSQSVSIIAWLCASALLAAALFVTNREFGGENPKYVPSEGFYFAAFTSGNYFVCMLILVINFMGYSLKKYPPTFNLDQRQRTLMLFTILFSTWTVIGAFTMGSLIDDISYGSALYYCIVSFLTIGLGDILPETSGAKVAVLVFSLGGVLIMGLIVATLRSVILSSAAPAIFWNDVEKTRIALLAQLDKENRHLTSEESFHEMRVLRRKVKSRHKKVSLALTIAVFMIFWLIGALIFQKIEKWSYFNAMYFCFLCLITIGYGDYAPKTSLGRVFFVSWAVGAVPLMTILVSNVGDTLYEISNDISAWFSTWMFSTKEEYRDLKWKKKKLQEDQEDQLTVNSEAVRSSELDEDLDLAKMEQEASLEARDNSSNGEIGAASIDNPNEDVKVEDNDTCITNSSNSNMRKDQENNSYSERSVCKSEKQNFDIERIRQKIASKKQVHEMLIDYLEKMKPLIGDSIESPNRKYSYKQWKGAYDGFWLSESSPLRLPLKEPNYLILKIYFEIEMMLRGLVDMEIEDLKTLTIQDVSNELSSSSSTDIKFARTIKFDDDK; encoded by the coding sequence ATGGGCTTCCATGCACCTTTAAATGGTTCAAGCAAAAACTCAAAATCTTCAGCATTTGCATCTTTTGATTCTGCATCTGTCATGCAAATAGTAAACAAAGCAAAAGATAAGATAGTGCCCGATGCACAGTTCCATCAGACCATCACAGATCAAGGAATACGGCATTACCAAGAAAAACTATCTCCACTACTTCAAAACTCGTATCATGGAGCAAACGTAAACACTAATAAGCAAGATTCTTCCCCCATGAAATCACCAGTGACATTGCAGCATGCCTTGAATGTGCGTTTGGAAAGTATACTTAGTTTGAATGTTCGACCGGGGGAGCCATTTTTTGTCTTATggtttttaatttcaagttATTTTCCATTGATTGCCGCATGTCTAGGTCCCTTGGCAAATATGATATCGATCGTTGCTTTAGTCGAGCATTGGAAAGTGGACATTATTACCAGGAAAAATGTCCCTGACATACCAAAAGTAGTTGTAATGAATGCAGTTTCATTAGCATTGGGTTTGATTGGCAATATTTCGTTGTTAATGAACTTTTCTCGATCTGTCAAATATTTGGTCAGTCAATCGGTTTCTATAATTGCATGGCTTTGCGCCAGTGCTTTGCTCGCTGCTGCACTTTTTGTGACAAACAGAGAGTTTGGTGGTgaaaatccaaaatatGTTCCATCAGAAGGGTTTTATTTTGCGGCATTTACTTCCGGTAATTATTTTGTATGTATGCTAATCTTggtaatcaatttcatgGGATatagtttgaaaaaatatccGCCAACATTCAATCTAGACCAAAGACAGAGAACATTAATGTTATTCACGATTTTGTTTTCCACTTGGACAGTAATAGGAGCATTCACCATGGGATCGTTGATAGATGATATAAGTTATGGTTCAGCATTGTattattgtattgtttcttttttgactATTGGGTTGGGTGATATTTTGCCTGAAACCTCTGGTGCCAAAGTCGCTGTTTTAGTGTTCTCTTTGGGAGGTGTATTGATAATGGGATTGATTGTTGCAACCCTTCGCCTGGTTATACTATCTTCTGCAGCCCCAGCCATATTCTGGAACGATGTTGAAAAAACCAGAATAGCTCTATTAGCACAATTGGACAAAGAAAACAGACATTTAACCCTGGAAGAAAGCTTTCACGAAATGAGGGTGCTAAGACGCAAAGTAAAATCCAGACACAAGAAGGTATCATTAGCATTGACTATTGCAGTATTCATGATATTTTGGCTTATTGGCGCGctaatatttcaaaaaattgaaaaatggtcATATTTCAACGCCATGTATTTCTGTTTCTTGTGTTTGATCACGATTGGCTATGGTGATTATGCACCCAAGACCAGTCTTGGACgcgttttttttgtttcgtGGGCAGTGGGTGCTGTCCCTTTAATGACTATCTTGGTTTCCAATGTTGGTGATACATTATATGAAATTTCCAACGACATAAGTGCTTGGTTCTCCACCTGGATGTTTTCCACAAAAGAAGAGTACAGGGATTTAAAatggaagaaaaagaaattgcaGGAGGACCAAGAAGATCAGCTTACAGTAAACTCTGAGGCGGTACGTAGTAGCGAACttgatgaagatttggATCTTGCAAAAATGGAACAAGAAGCTAGTCTTGAAGCACGTGACAATAGTTCCAACGGTGAAATTGGGGCTGCTAGTATAGATAACCCAAATGAAGATGTTAAAGTTGAGGATAATGATACTTGTATTACAAACTCGAGTAACTCCAATATGCGGAAAGACCAAGAGAATAACTCTTATTCTGAAAGATCGGTTTGTAAATCAGAAAAGCAGAATTTTGACATCGAGAGGATACGGCAAAAGATCGCTTCCAAGAAACAAGTACATGAAATGCTAATAGattatttggaaaaaatgAAACCTTTGATTGGGGACAGTATTGAATCACCTAACAGAAAATATAGTTATAAACAATGGAAAGGAGCATATGATGGGTTCTGGTTGAGTGAATCATCGCCTTTGAGATTGCCTTTAAAAGAGCCTAATTATTTAATCTTGAAAATCTACTTTGAGATTGAAATGATGTTGCGGGGTTTGGTTGACATGGAGAtagaagatttgaaaacGTTGACTATACAGGATGTGTCTAATGAACTTTCTTCAAGTTCTTCCACTGATATAAAGTTTGCAAGAACAATAAagtttgatgatgataaatga
- a CDS encoding nucleoside transmembrane transporter (Ortholog(s) have nicotinamide riboside transmembrane transporter activity, nucleobase transmembrane transporter activity and role in nicotinamide riboside transport, nucleobase transport, transmembrane transport) — translation MSTDSTDSPATNNIHDPTIFQINGLLKIKLSQFKYFTFTVIGIALLWPWNCFLSASAYYGERFVNSPSLVKVYSSTMMSVSTITSTAYNFYLSQRQTNVNYNFRVQAGFCITIFVFLFMAVSCVSDWIIDMNDSAFFTTLMFMVLLSAMATCLAQNGTMAIVNVLGGIYANAVMVGQAVAGVLPACALIISILLVGDKVSDQHHRVEKNYGVFVYYITASLVCIISLLLLYLVTYHKNEVGYQRLNQLVEEDDSGAVDEQEVVDPIHTQKKFVPFTVLWGKLNLIVMTIFFTFGITLIFPVFASVVESVHTDSQSRFLNKNIYIPFIYLVWNLGDLLGRVLCGYPRLNMLIKSPKTQLVYALSRLVFIPLFLTCNIHPGQSEPFIKSDLWYIGLQLLFGISNGQLCTSAFMIVGDYCDTDEEKEAAGGFTTVFLSTGLAVGSVLSYLLVLAVN, via the coding sequence ATGTCTACCGATAGCACTGACAGCCCTGCTACAAATAATATACATGACCCAActattttccaaatcaacGGGTTACTCAAAATCAAGCTTTCTCAATTCAAGTATTTTACTTTTACAGTTATTGGTATAGCGTTGTTATGGCCATGGAATTGTTTTCTCTCCGCGTCAGCTTATTATGGTGAAAGGTTTGTAAACTCTCCTTCCTTAGTAAAGGTTTACTCCTCGACTATGATGAGTGTTTCCACAATCACCTCCACGGCGTACAATTTTTACTTGTCACAACGACAAACAAATGTCAATTACAACTTTAGAGTGCAAGCTGGATTTTGCATTACAATATTTGTGTTTTTATTCATGGCTGTCTCATGTGTGTCTGATTGGATAATTGATATGAACGACTCGGCATTTTTCACTACTTTGATGTTTATGGTGTTGTTGTCAGCCATGGCCACATGTCTAGCACAAAATGGTACCATGGCTATCGTCAACGTTTTAGGTGGTATTTATGCCAATGCAGTGATGGTGGGTCAAGCTGTTGCTGGGGTTTTACCTGCATGTGCTTTGattatatcaatattattagttgGTGACAAGGTGTCCGATCAGCATCATCgtgttgaaaaaaactATGGAGTATTTGTGTACTACATTACTGCAAGTTTGGTGTGTATAATTTCCTTATTGCTACTATATTTGGTCACTTACCACAAGAACGAAGTTGGCTACCAAAGGCTCAATCAATtagtagaagaagatgacTCTGGCGCAGTTGACGAGCAAGAGGTGGTCGATCCAATACACACACAGAAGAAGTTTGTACCCTTTACTGTATTATGGGGGAAACTAAACCTAATTGTAATGACTATATTTTTCACGTTTGGAATAACCTTGATATTTCCTGTCTTTGCATCGGTGGTGGAATCTGTGCATACCGATTCTCAGTCAAGATTTCTCAATAAGAACATTTATATACCGTTCATATACTTGGTTTGGAACCTTGGTGATTTGCTAGGTAGGGTTCTTTGTGGGTATCCAAGACTAAATATGTTGATCAAGAGTCCAAAAACTCAACTTGTTTACGCGTTATCGCGGTTGGTATTTATCCCCTTGTTTTTGACATGTAACATACACCCGGGCCAGTCCGAGCCATTTATAAAGTCAGACTTGTGGTACATTGGTTTACAGTTACTTTTCGGAATATCAAATGGTCAATTGTGTACCTCTGCATTTATGATTGTCGGAGACTATTGTGATacagatgaagaaaaagaggcAGCTGGTGGGTTTACAACAGTGTTCTTAAGCACCGGCTTAGCAGTCGGTAGTGTATTGAGCTATTTATTAGTGTTGGCAGTAAACTAA
- a CDS encoding uncharacterized protein (Ortholog(s) have role in peptidyl-diphthamide biosynthetic process from peptidyl-histidine and cytoplasm localization) produces MTSETVIAPSLSTAQNDGTFTYDKVKSTAKERKHLNLKNPSDANEIKSKIWNYYSLSELIQYLGQKENDDFKYKRITLQFPDNLICDSATIVHELQRELNIVPQANQDTGESNTAQRVWILADTSYSACCVDEVAAEHVRSDLVVHFGDACLNEIDKLQAVFVLGKPTLDVDAIVKQIKTAYSTEQKVVLMSDAPHTYLLPEIAKQLPDYDILIADLPKTSRAKIIGYTPPPTGHKKFNRVFNTDTVEFGKYELFHITSPESPRLLQLTTNFASVTTYDPISGTVSTGPFPNLMRRYKYVHQARMAGTVGILVNTLSLANTKVLLNTIKEKIKEAGKKHYIFVVGKPNVAKLANFESVDIWCILGCDHQGIIIDQINEYYKPIVTPYELLLGLSDELSWTGKWVVDYKSVLEEYGNEVIQQNEDPDTDEDLPPVFDPVTGRYVSTSKPLRQINHLMVTSSEQGGVDDHDNQLVKRFSNAVAIKGTVSTSAIHLQNRHWTGLGSDYTEDENATGALVEDGRKGIARGYDI; encoded by the coding sequence ATGACTTCAGAAACTGTGATAGCACCATCATTGTCTACTGCACAGAATGACGGCACATTTACCTATGACAAAGTCAAATCCACCGCCAAAGAGAGAAAACacttgaatttgaaaaaccCACTGGATGCAAACGAgatcaaatccaaaatatGGAACTACTATTCGTTGTCagaattgattcaatatcTAGGACAAAAGGAAAACGACGATTTCAAGTACAAACGAATTACTTTACAGTTTCCAGATAATCTAATATGCGACTCTGCTACCATAGTGCATGAACTTCAACGAGAATTGAACATTGTCCCGCAAGCCAATCAAGACACAGGTGAATCCAATACCGCTCAAAGAGTCTGGATACTAGCAGACACCTCCTATTCTGCCTGCTGTGTGGATGAAGTGGCAGCCGAGCATGTCAGAAGCGATTTAGTGGTGCATTTTGGGGATGCATGTCTAAATGAGATTGATAAACTACAAGCAGTGTTTGTGTTGGGCAAACCTACACTCGATGTTGATGCAATAGTGAAACAGATAAAAACGGCTTACAGTACGGAGCAGAAAGTAGTTCTCATGTCTGATGCTCCTCACACGTATTTGCTACCCGAGATAGCGAAGCAATTGCCAGATTACGACATTCTAATTGCCGACTTGCCAAAAACTTCGAGAGCCAAAATAATAGGATACACGCCACCACCAACAGGGCACAAAAAATTCAACCGAGTTTTCAACACTGATACGGTTGAGTTTGGGAAATACGAATTGTTTCACATTACAAGTCCGGAGTCACCACGATTGCTACAGTTGACCACAAACTTTGCGTCTGTCACCACCTACGACCCGATCAGTGGCACTGTTTCTACTGGGCCATTCCCTAATCTAATGAGGAGATACAAGTATGTCCACCAAGCCAGAATGGCAGGAACAGTAGGTATTCTAGTCAACACGTTATCGCTTGCAAATACCAAAGTCTTGTTGAACACAATCAAAGAGAAAATCAAAGAGGCAGGGAAGAAACATTATATATTTGTTGTGGGGAAGCCCAATGTTGCCAAGTTGGCAAATTTTGAGAGTGTTGATATCTGGTGTATTTTAGGCTGTGACCACCAGGGAATTATAATCGACCAAATAAACGAATACTATAAACCAATTGTCACACCCTATGAGTTATTGCTTGGGTTGAGCGACGAGCTATCGTGGACAGGAAAATGGGTGGTTGACTACAAAAGTGTGTTGGAAGAGTATGGCAACGAGGTTATCCAACAGAATGAAGATCCTGACACCGACGAAGACTTGCCGCCAGTGTTTGACCCTGTGACTGGGAGATACGTCAGTACTTCGAAACCATTGAGACAGATAAACCATCTTATGGTGACGTCTAGTGAGCAAGGCGGTGTAGATGATCATGACAATCAATTGGTAAAGAGGTTTTCAAATGCAGTGGCCATTAAAGGAACGGTCAGCACGTCTGCTATTCACTTGCAAAATAGACACTGGACAGGGTTAGGAAGCGATTACACTGAAGATGAGAATGCCACTGGTGCATTGGTGGAAGACGGGAGAAAAGGTATAGCCAGAGGATATGATATTTAG